The Blattabacterium cuenoti genome includes a region encoding these proteins:
- the lptB gene encoding LPS export ABC transporter ATP-binding protein, with protein sequence MTLMAKNLCKKYKKKYIVKNVSFQLNKGEIVGLIGPNGAGKTTSFYMIVGLIKPDQGKIFLYEENITEKPMYQRSKKGIGYLSQEPSIFRKLSVEDNILCILEMQKKFYKERRKITEKLIEELGLQHIRNHRGDLLSGGERRRTEIARCLAINPQFILLDEPFSGIDPIAIEDLQKIILSLKKKNIGILITDHNVQEIFLITDRIYLMFEGKILKHGSTMEIMKDSLVKKVYLGSRKSF encoded by the coding sequence ATGACTTTGATGGCTAAAAATCTATGTAAAAAATATAAAAAAAAATATATAGTTAAAAATGTTTCTTTTCAGTTAAATAAAGGGGAAATAGTTGGATTAATTGGTCCTAATGGAGCTGGAAAAACAACTTCTTTTTATATGATAGTAGGACTTATTAAACCGGATCAAGGAAAAATTTTTCTTTATGAAGAAAATATTACAGAAAAACCAATGTATCAACGTTCTAAAAAAGGAATCGGATATTTATCGCAAGAACCATCTATATTTAGAAAGTTGTCTGTAGAAGACAATATTTTGTGCATATTAGAAATGCAAAAAAAATTTTATAAAGAAAGAAGAAAAATAACAGAAAAACTAATTGAAGAACTAGGATTACAACATATACGAAATCATCGTGGTGATCTTCTTTCCGGAGGGGAAAGAAGACGTACAGAAATTGCTAGATGTTTGGCTATAAATCCTCAGTTTATTCTTTTAGATGAACCTTTTTCTGGAATTGATCCAATAGCTATAGAAGATTTGCAAAAAATTATTCTTTCTCTGAAGAAAAAGAATATAGGAATATTAATTACAGATCATAATGTGCAAGAAATTTTTCTGATAACAGATAGGATTTATTTAATGTTTGAAGGAAAGATTTTAAAACATGGATCAACTATGGAAATCATGAAAGATTCTTTAGTAAAAAAAGTTTATTTAGGAAGTCGTAAATCGTTTTAA
- a CDS encoding peptidylprolyl isomerase: MKESLKIFFLFFFIIYSNHFSFSFEKLGGIHAIVGNEIILDSEIKTKNQKNCLDDLLIEKLMLYHAKKDASIQIIDQELELKTQALFSEMSKKYANQEEFLIQFRKKDFIQKLTETVKNHQYIEKFYQKKTEHVDVSPQEVKFFFTKNKNQIPLVPKRMYISYIVFYPKLSQINRKKIIDFLKKTKKEIHSDIDFSIQAILFSEDNYSAWNGGLIQGIKINRLSKEFKHVVLSLSEDDISEPFETDSGFHLIKLKKKRKDEVDIRHILIKPKYTKHELRKTKSFVDSIKKRIYNLNFENLMNEKKDNQIVNYSIWNKIWVEENQLSKNMKKTLNFLKKGKISNPYQEIVNGKEAFFIVKLLDSIPSHPISFETDYTRLKNIVKDIKKKDIIRNWAKKTLKKTYIKCP, translated from the coding sequence ATGAAAGAAAGTCTCAAAATTTTTTTCTTATTTTTCTTCATAATATATAGTAATCATTTTTCTTTTTCTTTTGAAAAATTAGGAGGAATTCATGCAATAGTAGGAAATGAGATTATTTTAGATTCAGAAATAAAAACTAAGAACCAAAAAAACTGTTTAGATGATCTTTTGATTGAAAAACTAATGCTTTATCATGCAAAAAAAGATGCAAGTATACAAATCATCGATCAAGAATTAGAATTGAAAACCCAAGCATTATTTTCAGAAATGAGTAAAAAATATGCAAATCAAGAAGAATTTTTAATACAGTTTAGGAAAAAAGATTTTATTCAAAAATTAACCGAAACAGTCAAAAATCATCAATACATAGAAAAATTTTATCAAAAAAAAACGGAACATGTCGATGTATCACCTCAAGAAGTGAAATTTTTTTTCACTAAAAACAAGAATCAAATTCCTTTAGTCCCCAAACGAATGTATATTTCTTATATAGTTTTTTATCCAAAATTAAGTCAAATTAATAGAAAAAAAATTATCGATTTTTTAAAAAAAACCAAAAAAGAAATACATTCTGATATTGATTTTTCTATCCAAGCTATTTTGTTCTCTGAAGATAATTATTCAGCATGGAATGGAGGTTTAATTCAAGGAATTAAAATAAATCGTCTTTCAAAAGAATTTAAACATGTAGTTCTCTCTTTATCAGAAGATGATATATCTGAACCTTTTGAAACAGACTCAGGATTTCACCTGATCAAATTAAAGAAAAAAAGAAAGGATGAAGTTGATATAAGACATATTTTAATTAAACCTAAATATACAAAACATGAATTGAGAAAAACAAAATCATTTGTAGATTCGATTAAAAAACGAATTTACAATCTAAATTTTGAAAATTTGATGAACGAAAAAAAAGACAATCAAATTGTGAATTACTCAATATGGAATAAAATTTGGGTTGAAGAAAATCAATTATCAAAAAACATGAAAAAAACATTAAATTTTTTAAAAAAAGGAAAAATTTCTAACCCTTATCAAGAAATTGTAAATGGAAAAGAAGCATTTTTTATAGTTAAATTGTTAGATAGCATTCCTTCTCATCCTATTTCTTTTGAAACAGATTATACAAGATTAAAAAATATTGTAAAAGACATTAAAAAAAAAGATATAATAAGAAACTGGGCAAAAAAAACATTAAAAAAAACTTATATCAAGTGTCCTTAA